A genomic stretch from Pseudoliparis swirei isolate HS2019 ecotype Mariana Trench chromosome 18, NWPU_hadal_v1, whole genome shotgun sequence includes:
- the plch2b gene encoding 1-phosphatidylinositol 4,5-bisphosphate phosphodiesterase eta-2 isoform X5: protein MSSPKLWQKASISRLAEEFFWIGGSVVAQPNWRLGQIVERCMCTMQTGTQMTKMKGKKKGLVRFFYLDEHKSCIRWRPSRKHDKAKTKVLQPECCKNEDLNPYKITIDSIHEVCEGKKSEIFRRYADNRFDPNYCFSIYYGERVKSLDLVSTNAEEARTWITGLKYLMAGISDEDSLARRQRTSDQWLQQTFSEADKNGDGTLSIGEVHQLLHKLNVNLPKQKVRQMFHEADTDENQGSLAFEEFCLFYKMISTRRDLYLILISYSNQKEVMDLHDLARFLENEQKMRGLAKEHLVDIVAKFEPCPENLQHTVLSIDGLTNYMRSPAGDIVNPEHSQVNEDMTQPLSNYFIATSHNTYLTGDQLLSQSRVEMYAYVLQAGCRCVEVDCWDGPDGEPIIHHGYTLTSKILFKDVIETINKYAFTKSPYPVILSIENHCTVPQQKKMAEYLREVLQDKLVLSTVNVHECKKLPSPEILKGKVLIKGKKLPANLDPDAEEGDVSDEDTGDEEEEEGENDNDSSQGGGIITSANQNKKKRRFGSYIMRSFKCKRKKRIRVRSKTMSDSESDHSSRERTQIVKKRKTMRLSRALSDLVKYTKSVRVHDIETQAFTNSWQVSSLNETVMNQILQLKPGELVRFNQRQLIRVYPSNYRVDSSNFNPQPYWNTGCHMVAMNYQTEGRMLELNQAKFASNGNCGYILRPKCMCKAAFNPMLEDPLPGHRKTQLVLKIISGQQLPKPKDSMFGDRGEIIDPFVEVEIIGLNLDCSKQQTRVVDDNGFNPMWEETLVFNIQMPQVALVRFQVWDQNPLGQDFIGQRTVAFRSLMPGYRHVYLEGMAESSIFVHVAIDDIAGKIKPKNAVQAARKHIQKAAQKHMKGPQRQPSLEFSVQSSEDGRAMFFRRDLDTISQDSRNGEIFPLSQGPAAKAAIHKEAMSEPVRRAHRVRIHEPPETRRGFSSQMSSTDSHHIGAAPCAKADSFDLETSPQLSCADGLESHNLIQEELENEPDESNCADQETIQMFEPGQPEQSEEFPVQDKVTSMKPKQPTETQSQADSLPWPWTVPLHMLRPEAKFSPIIPPPSPARVRRTLEASARSRSSTQIRTKARSRSCPRKSTTSPQTPMMNRQPAIHWQTQQAQKRPIPNGLCLSDCTSSSSDGSTDSLEFVPSCVPAGAGQREGTLQREMKALFDQRMREIHCKSPLFQND, encoded by the exons ATGagctctccaaaactctggcaGAAAGCATCCATCTCCAGACTTGCTGAGGAGTTTTTCTGGATTGGTGGTAGTGTGGTCGCACAGCCAAATTGGAGACTTGGTCAGATAG TGGAGAGGTGTATGTGCACCATGCAAACCGGCACTCAGATGACCAAAatgaaggggaagaagaaaggaCTGGTCCGCTTCTTTTACCTGGACGAGCACAAGTCCTGCATCCGGTGGCGGCCCTCCAGGAAACATGACAAGGCCAAAA CTAAAGTGTTACAACCAGAGTGCTGCAAGAATGAGGACTTAAACCCGTACAAGA TAACTATTGATTCTATCCATGAAGTCTGCGAGGGGAAGAAGTCTGAGATCTTCAGGCGCTATGCAGACAACCGCTTCGACCCAAACTACTGCTTTAGTATTTATTATGGGGAGCGAGTGAAGTCCCTGGACTTGGTCTCCACCAACGCAGAGGAGGCACGCACCTGGATCACTGGGTTGAAATACCTCATGGCTGGCATCAGTGATGAGGACAGCTTGGCCCGGAGGCAGCGCACCAGTGATCA GTGGCTACAGCAGACTTTCTCCGAAGCCGACAAGAATGGAGATGGCACCTTGAGCATTGGAGAGGTTCACCAGCTGCTCCACAAACTCAATGTGAATTTACCCAAGCAGAAAGTCAGGCAGATGTTTCAT GAAGCGGACACAGACGAGAACCAGGGCTCTCTGGCCTTTGAAGAATTCTGTTTGTTCTATAAGATGATTTCCACACGCAGAGACCTCTACCTGATATTGATCTCCTACAGCAATCAGAAAGAAGTCATGGATCTTCACGACCTCGCACGCTTTTTGGAAAATGAACAAAAG ATGCGAGGATTGGCCAAAGAGCATTTAGTCGATATAGTGGCCAAGTTTGAACCATGTCCTGAGAACCTGCAGCATACGGTACTCAGTATTGATG GATTGACCAACTACATGAGGAGCCCTGCAGGTGATATCGTCAACCCCGAGCACAGTCAGGTGAACGAGGACATGACGCAGCCTCTAAGTAACTACTTCATTGCCACCTCCCACAACACCTACCTGACAGGAGACCAGCTGCTCTCTCAGTCTCGAGTGGAAATGTACGCCTATGTGCTCCAGGCAGGGTGTCGCTGTGTGGAGG tGGACTGCTGGGATGGACCTGACGGGGAGCCTATCATTCATCACGGCTACACCTTGACATCCAAGATTCTCTTCAAAGATGTCATTGAAACAATTAACAAATATGCCTTCACAAAGTCACC gtACCCCGTGATCTTGTCCATAGAGAACCACTGCACTGTGCCTCAGCAAAAGAAGATGGCTGAGTATCTGagagaggtgctgcaggacaaaCTGGTTCTTTCCACTGTCAATGTGCATGAATGCAAGAAGCTGCCTTCACCTGAAATCCTGAAAGGGAAAGTCTTAATCAAG GGGAAAAAGCTGCCAGCAAACCTTGATCCTGATGCAGAGGAGGGTGATGTGTCTGATGAAGACACtggtgatgaagaagaggaggaaggcgaAAATGATAATGATAGCTCACAG GGGGGGGGTATCATTACTTCTGCcaatcaaaacaaaaagaagaggcGATTCGGCAGTTACATCATGAGGAGCTTCAAATGCAAG agaaaaaagaggatccGAGTGAGAAGTAAGACGATGTCTGATAGCGAGTCAGACCACAGCAGCAGGGAGAGGACACAAATTGTCAA GAAGAGGAAAACAATGAGGTTGTCCCGAGCTCTGTCTGACCTGGTCAAGTACACAAAATCTGTCCGTGTACATGACATAGAAACACAAG CATTCACGAACAGTTGGCAGGTATCATCCCTCAACGAGACTGTTATGAACCAGATCTTACAGCTGAAGCCAGGGGAATTGGTCCGATTCAACCAACGGCAGCTTATAAGAGTCTACCCGTCCAACTACAGAGTCGACTCGAGCAACTTCAACCCGCAACCATACTGGAACACAGGATGCCATATGG tTGCAATGAATTATCAAACAGAGGGCCGCATGCTTGAACTGAACCAAGCCAAGTTTGCAAGCAATGGAAACTGCGGATATATTCTGAGACCTAAGTGCATGTGTAAAG CCGCCTTTAACCCCATGTTGGAGGATCCTCTTCCAGGACACAGAAAGACTCAGCTAGTGCTGAAGATCATCAGCGGACAGCAGCTTCCCAAACCCAAAGACTCTATGTttggggacagaggagag ATTATCGATCCTTTTGTTGAAGTTGAGATAATTGGCCTAAATTTAGATTGTTCCAAGCAGCAGACCAGGGTGGTGGATGATAATG GTTTCAACCCAATGTGGGAGGAGACCCTCGTCTTCAACATTCAAATGCCACAGGTCGCTCTGGTGCGTTTCCAAGTGTGGGATCAAAACCCTCTTGGACAAGATTTCATTGGACAGAGGACTGTTGCTTTCAGAAGTTTAATGCCAG GTTATCGGCACGTGTACCTGGAAGGGATGGCGGAGTCATCCATCTTTGTTCATGTCGCTATCGATGATATAGCTGGAAAG ATCAAACCCAAAAATGCAGTGCAAGCAGCCAGAAAACACATTCAAAAAGCAGCTCAGAAGCACATGAAGGGTCCTCAGAGGCAGCCTTCTCTGGAATTTTCAGTCCAGTCCTCAGAAGACGGACGTGCTATGTTCTTCCGCAGGGATCTGGATACCATTTCTCAGGACAGCAGGAATGGAGAAATATTTCCGCTGTCACAAGGGCCAGCAGCCAAGGCTGCCATCCACAAAGAGGCCATGAGTGAGCCAGTAAGGCGAGCTCACAGAGTTAGAATTCATGAACCaccagagacaaggagagggttCTCTAGCCAGATGTCCTCCACTGACTCCCACCACATTGGGGCTGCTCCCTGTGCGAAGGCGGACAGCTTTGACCTTGAGACCTCACCCCAGCTTTCTTGTGCTGATGGTCTTGAAAGCCATAATCTAATTCAAGAAGAATTGGAGAATGAACCTGATGAATCAAACTGTGCTGATCAGGAGACAATTCAGATGTTTGAACCAGGGCAGCCTGAACAATCTGAGGAATTTCCAGTGCAAGACAAGGTAACTTCCATGAAACCTAAACAACCAACAGAAACTCAAAGTCAGGCAGATTCACTCCCTTGGCCTTGGACCGTACCACTGCATATGCTCCGGCCCGAAGCCAAATTCTCTCCAATTATCCCTCCACCGTCACCTGCCAGGGTGAGGCGGACTCTAGAGGCTTCGGCCAGATCCCGATCATCCACCCAAATACGAACAAAGGCGCGCTCGCGCAGTTGCCCTCGGAAATCAACTACTTCTCCTCAGACACCAATGATGAACCGCCAGCCTGCTATCCACTGGCAGACGCAACAAGCACAAAAGAGGCCCATCCCCAACGGCCTCTGCTTGTCTGACTGCACATCCAGCAGCAGTGACGGCAGCACCGACAGCCTGGAGTTTGTGCCCTCCTGTGTTCCAGCCGGGGCAGGGCAGCGTGAGGGGACCCTGCAGAGGGAGATGAAGGCCCTTTTTGaccagaggatgagagagatcCACTGTAAATCACCGCTTTTTCAAAATG ATTAA